The following are from one region of the Juglans regia cultivar Chandler chromosome 10, Walnut 2.0, whole genome shotgun sequence genome:
- the LOC109012779 gene encoding stress enhanced protein 2, chloroplastic, which produces MASAARAIHSELRSTKPVLQRREPLAPVQLQVPKSKPADSDGTKVVLQPRLCNLRSYGSDRVGVIKTRRDGGDGVSPFFAILSEYIESSRKSHDFEIISGRLAMIVFAATVTVELVTGNSLFRKMDVQGIAEGGGVCLGAITCAALFAWFSSARTKVGRIFAVGCNTFIDSLIDQIVDGLFYESELSDWSDEI; this is translated from the exons ATGGCCTCGGCGGCGCGTGCAATCCACTCCGAGCTTAGGTCTACGAAGCCGGTTCTTCAGAGGAGAGAACCGCTGGCTCCGGTTCAACTTCAGGTTCCCAAATCAAAGCCCGCCGATTCAGATGGAACCAAGGTTGTATTGCAGCCTCGGCTGTGTAATCTGAGATCGTACGGCTCGGATCGAGTCGGGGTGATAAAGACGAGGAGGGACGGCGGCGATGGAGTATCGCCGTTCTTTGCGATTCTTTCGGAGTATATAGAGAGCTCGAGGAAGAGCCATGACTTTGAGATCATCTCCGGTCGGCTAGCCATG ATAGTTTTCGCGGCAACCGTGACAGTAGAGTTGGTGACGGGAAACTCGTTGTTCAGAAAGATGGATGTTCAAGGTATTGCGGAGGGAGGTGGGGTGTGTTTGGGGGCCATTACTTGTGCTGCTCTCTTCGCATGGTTCTCCAGTGCCCGAACTAAAGTAGGTCGGATCTTCGCCGTCGGCTGCAACACGTTTATCGATTCCCTCATCGATC